Within Pelistega ratti, the genomic segment CGATTCAAGATAAGTATGCAACAAAATACTTTACTGATGCGCATATTAAACGTTATAAAACTTTTGAAGATGCCATTAAAGATTTAGTTACTGGTCGCCTACATGTTGTTTTTGGTGATAGTGGTGCGGCAGGTGAATTCTTAAACGGTCCAAGCGGAAAGGGATTTGCCATTATTGGTACACCTATCGCGTCTTCTTCTGATGTCTCTATCTTTGGAGAAGGCACTGGCTTTGCTGTTCGTAAAGAAGATAAACAATTACTAGAAGATTTAAACCGTGCATTTGATGAAATCCGTGCAGATGGAACATATGACAAAATTGCTAAAAAATACTTTGATTATGATGTTTATAATTAAATCTATTTTTTGATAATAAATAGTTTAGCTATTTGTCATTAAGTTATTAAAATCCTCGTTAGCCTATAAAAATCACTAACGAGGATTTTATTTATTCACTAACTTTTTGAGGTTCTGCTGTAGGTATGATTTCATCTGCATGATCCTCTTCTGTACGAAGCACTTCTTCTGTTTCTATTGTTGATAATTCTTCCGCTTCTGCTATCTCTGCTGTCGTAGGCTCATTTAACAATGTCGCTATCGTAGCAGGCTGTTCCAATACAACAGGTGGTTGGTTCAAGGCAAATAAAATTGTTTTAATATCATCAATCAAAGGACCAGCTGATAAATACACCAAAATAGATGCCATCATACAGGTAAACATAAACCCCCATGTTTTAAACCCATAAGCCCCCACTAAACCACCAATAAAAAATAGAATAAGTACTTTAACCAATAATTTAAATTTCTTATAATCAGACTGTACAGGTTGAATGGTAGGATCTTTTTTACTCGCCCGATTCCAATAAAACATCTTACCCAACTCCATACCAATATCCGTTACCGTACCAGTAACATGAGTAGAGCGTAATTTATATTGCGAAATATCTGTTGTAATGGCATTTTGTAATCCCATGATATAGCATAAGGTCGCCACCGTTAACGATGTCCATAACCAGCTATAATCCCACTGAATCCCATCTAAAAGCCCAAAGAAAATTAAGGCACACGCCTCTATAAAAATAGGTAGTGCATATTCACTTTGTAAATAACAATGTCGTGCAAAATTGATAATAATAGCGGTTGTCGCTGAACCAGCCATAAAAGCCATTACCGCCCCTAAGCACCACAACACCATACTAAACTCACCTAAAATGGCCATATCTGACATTTGGGAAACAATACCTGACATATGGGAAGTATATTGATTGATTGCTAAAAAACCACCTGCATTAATCGCACCAGCCACAAAGGATAAAAAATAGGCTAACTCGGCATTGGCTGAAGCACTTCTTACTTTTCCTGATAATCGTCTAGAATAGGCTAAAAACATAAGACCCCTTAGGATTTATTTAGCATTAATAACAATAAAAAACAGCAATTCCCTCTAATTTCGTACAAATAAACCTTTAAAGCAAGAAAAATTAAAATTGCAAAATAACAAATGCCTTATTAAGATGTCTTATTTAAAAACAGAGAAGGATAACTGAGATTATGGACGCTATTGCTGTCTCTCGCAAAACAAGCACTCGTTGGACACCCAAACAAGTTTTATCACTTTTTGAGCTTCCCTTTATGGATTTATTATACCAAGCCCAAGAAGTACATCGCACTCATCATGACCCACATCAAATACAACTATCTAGTCTTTTATCCATTAAAACAGGTGGTTGCCCTGAAGACTGTAAATACTGTCCACAGTCTGCACAAAATAATACCGATGTAGAAAGAGAACGTCTATTAGCTTTACAAGAAGTTCAAAAAGCCGCTCAAAACGCAAAAGACAGTGGTGCGACACGCTTCTGTATGGGAGCTGCTTGGCGAGGGCCAAAAGATCATCACTTAGAAGATGTGATTGAGATGGTCAAAATGGTTAAATCAATGGGGCTAGAAGCCTGTGTTACCTTGGGTATGCTAAAAGAAGGACAAGCTGAAAAACTCAAAGAAGCAGGGCTAGATTATTATAATCACAATTTAGATACCTCACCAGAATTTTATGGGCAAATTATCACAACACGCACCTATCAAGATCGTTTAGATACCCTAGAACGTGTACGTCATGCAGGGATAAAAGTTTGTTGTGGCGGAATTGTTGGTTTAGGCGAATCACGCGCTCAACGTGCTGGGTTACTTAGTCAGCTCGCCAATCTTAACCCACCTCCTGAATCCGTACCTATAAATCAATTGGTAAAAGTAGCAGGCACACCATTGGCTGAAGTCGAAGATATTGATGAATTTGAATTTATTCGCACCATTGCCGTTGCTCGTATTATTATGCCTACCTCTCATGTTCGACTTTCAGCAGGTCGAGAATCCATGTCAGATGGGACACAAGCATTATGTTTCTTAGCTGGTGCTAACTCTATTTTTTATGGTGAAGAATTACTCACCACAGCTAATCCCAAGGTAGAAGCGGATAAACACTTATTAAATCGTTTAAATTTGATTCCTCGTACTTAACAATAGAGCCTTAAAAATATGGAATATTTAGTTTTTAGTATTTTGTGTAGCGTTACTGTTTCGGTACTCTTAAAAATAGCAAGGCAATATCAAGTCGATATTCGTCAAGCGATTGCGTTTAATTATCTTATGGCAATTAGCTTAACTTATTTTATACTGAAACCAAATTTCTCTAATACGGTACATCTATCCGAACAGCAACCTTGGTTAATCTTTATTAGTTTAGGTATTTTATTACCAACAATCTTTTTAGTGATGTTTCGAGCAGTAGAAACCGCAGGGATTATTCGCTCTGATGCGGCACAACGACTATCACTCTTTATTCCTATTATTGCCTCTTTTACTATTTTTGCTGAAAGTATATCATCTTCTCGTTTAGTCAGTCTTGGGGTCGCCTTTTTAGCCCTTTTTTGTTTACTCTATAAACCAGCTTCCCATACTCAGCATAAACAACAATATGCCGCCCTCTTTCTTATAGGCACATGGCTAGGGTATGGGACAATTGATATATTATTCAAGCAACTCTCTAAGGCAGAGATAGCCTTTCCTATCGGTTTAATTATTAGCTTTGGACTTGCTGCTATTCTGATATTTAGTTATTTATTCTTTAAGCGAATCACCTTTAATCTACGCTCTGTTATCGCCGGTCTTATACTAGGGTTATTTAATTTTGGGAATATTCTTTTCTATATCCGTGCCCATCAGGTCTTTAAAGATAACCCCACACTTGTCTTTACCACCATGAATATCGGTGTTATTAGTATTGGTACAATTGTGGGGGCATTGGTATTTAAAGAAAAAATCTCTACTATTAATGCACTTGGTATTATACTAGCCATTACTGCTGTTTGCTTATTGTATTTTTGGGCTATGAAGATATAGTAGAAAGAAGTACATTAAAATAATAATTCAAGGGGGAGACATGACTATACTAAAGAAAAAAATATCACTTCTAAGTGGTGTTGCTATTGCTGTTTCTATGGTGGTAGGTTCTGGTTTATTTGGCTTGCCGGGACTGGCTATCCAACAAACAGATGCATTAACCGCCTTGCTTGCTTGGTTAGGTGTTATCGCACTGATGCCTGCCTTAATTTATGTTTTCTCTTGGTTAGGTTGCCGTTATCCCTCTGCCGAAGGAATTTCCCTTTATGCCAGTAAAGGTCTTGGGCATTGGAGTAGAGCAGGGATTATGATGATTACTTGTGGAACATTAGCGGTAGGAATGCCTGCATTTTTTCTTGTCGGTGGTAGCTATATTGCGGTATTACTTGGGTTAAATGATACGCAATGGACTATCCCTTGTGCATTACTTCTTGCTGTAGCGACAACAATAATTAATTTATACGGGGTAGAAAAATTAGGATTTATTAATAAAGTTATTGTTATTTTAGTATTAGCAGTCGTTATTTATCTTTCTATCCGCCTTTTACCGGCTATCACTATCATTTCTCCAACTATAACATCAGAAGCAATTTTTTCAATACCTATCTCTCAGTTATGGTTAGCTATGTCAATAGTATTCTGGGCTTTTCAGGGTTGGGAAAATATGACTTTTGGTTTTGAAGAAATCAAAAACCCTAAAGTTAATATTCCATTAATATACTGGCTAAGTTTTATGATTGTCTCAATCGTTTACGCTATATTTGCTCTTGCTGTATTCATTGGTGCAGCGCAAGGGGTAAATGTGAGTGGATTAAATGGTATTGTCGGATTATTACCTGAAGGATTAGTAGGACGATTGATATTAATTATTATGGTGTTTATTCTTATTGCCAACGCTAATGCTTGGGTTTTTGGTAGTTCACGAGCGTTTTTTTCTGCAGCAACAATGCATTTACTTCCTAGCCAACTTCGCTATGTCAATCATAATGGAATACCTATCACAATGCTTTATACACTACTTACCCTGTACTGTACGGTTATCTTAATCATCTATATTGGGGGAATAGACATACACTATGCTTTTTTTTTACTCACTACTCAAGGATTTATTATTTTATACGGTGGTGCTGTTATTGCTTTTATGAAAGAAGTATCATTTTGGTGGCAAAAAGTAATTGGGATAATTGCTGGAATAAGCTGGATATTCTTAATGCAAGGATTTGGTTGGTTAGTACTTTATCCTTTATGTCTTATGCTAATAGGCACATTATTATATCGCTACCACTTGATTTCTGACTAAATATACCCTTAACATTTTCTTTATATTTTTTCATTTGTCAAATTAAGCTAGACATTTTTAGACATTGCTTTTTTAAGAGCCTCTTTTAAATAGATCAGAAAAACATGGTAAGGGGTTTTATAACCGAGAGATTTTCTAGGTATCATGTTTATTTTATTAGCAATACTGGACAAATATGATTGAGTCATTCCTATAAAATCAGTCTGTTTTGGTAGTCCATGTCGGCGTAATAATCCATTAGAATGTTCATTAAGTCCTCTCTGACTTGGACAGCCTGGATCGGCAAAGAAAATATCAATATCATGTGCATTGGCAATCGTTTTCCAGTCAGAGAACTCTTTGCCTCTATCAAAGGTGATGGATTTAAATAAATGAGGTAGAGTTGAAAAAGAAGACATCCAGCGACTGATTGCCTTTTGTATATCCTGTGCTTTTCGTCCATCTGTTTGTAAGGTAATAATAGCTTTAGACTTTCTCTCAACCAGTGTTATCACCGCACTTTGATGATTTTTCCCTACGATAGTATCACCTTCTAAATGCCCAAATTCTTCCTTAAACGCTGGATAATATTTGGCTCGTTCATGAATATCCCTTACAAAAGCTTGTTTACCCCGTGTTTCTTTTCGTCCATTGGCTCTACGCTTACCTTTCCAAGGTAAATCCTCTTTCTTAAAAACACCTCGTTCCACTAAGCGATACAGTGTTCTCATCGAGCAAGAAATTTTCTTGTGATAGACCCCTTTAATCACATCAAAGTTCCACCCCTTATCCAAATGGGCTTGTATTAACGCTCTCTCTTTTTTGGATAATTGGGTTTTACCCCGCCCACAATAGCGCTTATTCTTTTTATACTGTTCATAATACTCATAGGCAGAGTAACCCTTTTTTAACATCGCTATTACCCTATAGATCGTTTGCCTTGATCGATTTAATGCCTTAGCTATATCTATTACTTTTTTACCAATTTGGTAATATGCCTCTATCATAACCAATTCATTTGTGCTAAGATGAGTGTAAGTCATTTATGTTAGTTCCTTTTCAGTAAATGTGGTGTTTATCTGAATCTAATGTAAATGGCTTTTTTTGTCCAGTTTTTTGTCTAGCTTAATTTTACAAATTGGGTTTTATTTATGAAACAATATTAAAAACTATTTAATACTTAAATAGTTCTTATATCACTATACCTTATTAGTAAGTATTATTACTTTTACATTAAACTAACTTAAAGATTTATTCTGGTTATCTATTTCAATATTTTCTTCTGTCTTATCCTCTACCGCCTTATAAGTAGTTTCCTCTGCTACAGAACGCTTTTCTTCAACACTAGGGATATCACCCTCTTCTACTACCACGCCCCCTACAGGTACTTCAGTATTTAATACTAAATCTTTTACCTGTTCCATCATTTCTTCATCATGCGAAATATCTTGACTGATATCCACACGAGGATCTAGCTCATGCACCACAGGGGCAGGTGTAATATCCACTGCCATCGGTACATATTGGGCATTCTCAATATTAGGACGATAATTTGCTCGCATTTTACTCACAAAAAGTCCCATAATCAACGCACAAGAGGCCACATACACCATATACATAGAAGAACCCCCACCATCCATCAGCATTCCTGCGATAGATGGACCAATTGTTGCTCCTACACTAAATGCCAACAGCAACGCACCACTTAATCCAACTCGCATCGCTGGTGATACATGCTCATTTGCTAATGCTACCGATAAAGGATAAAAAGTAAACTGTAAGCACCCCATACAGGCAATAACAATCAATAATAGGTGATAACTCGGATTATGGATTAAAACAAGTGGAAGTGTAAATAAGACCAAACCAAATGCACTCACTCTCAGTATTCTCAAACGATTAAACCGATCACTCAAGTAACCCATTGGATATTGTGCCAATAACCCTGCTAAAACACAGACAGAAAGAAAAATAGAAACTTGGTCATTACTCAAGCCTGCCTTATTAGCATACACTGCCGCCAAACTATAAAAAGAGCTCGTAATTGCCCCACCAAGGAATAAAACAACCATAGGAACAGGTACAATCTTAAAATATACTCTAAGATTTAAAGGGGCTTGTGAGGCTAAAACAGGGTGAGCTCGGCGTGTTAAAGCAATCGGAATTAAACATAAACTCATTGACATTGCAACGGCATTTAACACCGTCATATTTAATTCAGGAAAAGCACCAATTGACATTTGTCCAAGCACAATGCCTAAGCTACTCATCATCATATAGACAGAAAAAATAACCCCTCTATTATGTCCTTCTGACTGATCATTCAACCAACTCTCTAGTACCATATACTGTGTAACCATCGCAATCCCGACAATCACACGGAATAATAACCAAATTTCCATCGTAGGGATTAAGGTTTGAGCTAATACCATCACAGAAACAATGGCAGCACTCGCCACATAGGCTCGGATATGTCCAAAAGCACTGATTAGTTTATGCCCTATACGAACCCCTAATACCAAACCCAAATAATAGGCTGAAATTAAAAGCCCTACCC encodes:
- a CDS encoding DMT family transporter, with translation MEYLVFSILCSVTVSVLLKIARQYQVDIRQAIAFNYLMAISLTYFILKPNFSNTVHLSEQQPWLIFISLGILLPTIFLVMFRAVETAGIIRSDAAQRLSLFIPIIASFTIFAESISSSRLVSLGVAFLALFCLLYKPASHTQHKQQYAALFLIGTWLGYGTIDILFKQLSKAEIAFPIGLIISFGLAAILIFSYLFFKRITFNLRSVIAGLILGLFNFGNILFYIRAHQVFKDNPTLVFTTMNIGVISIGTIVGALVFKEKISTINALGIILAITAVCLLYFWAMKI
- a CDS encoding MFS transporter, with product MIRIIFSFASLYFAILLLSVGTGLYNTFMSLRLTQDGISQSWVGLLISAYYLGLVLGVRIGHKLISAFGHIRAYVASAAIVSVMVLAQTLIPTMEIWLLFRVIVGIAMVTQYMVLESWLNDQSEGHNRGVIFSVYMMMSSLGIVLGQMSIGAFPELNMTVLNAVAMSMSLCLIPIALTRRAHPVLASQAPLNLRVYFKIVPVPMVVLFLGGAITSSFYSLAAVYANKAGLSNDQVSIFLSVCVLAGLLAQYPMGYLSDRFNRLRILRVSAFGLVLFTLPLVLIHNPSYHLLLIVIACMGCLQFTFYPLSVALANEHVSPAMRVGLSGALLLAFSVGATIGPSIAGMLMDGGGSSMYMVYVASCALIMGLFVSKMRANYRPNIENAQYVPMAVDITPAPVVHELDPRVDISQDISHDEEMMEQVKDLVLNTEVPVGGVVVEEGDIPSVEEKRSVAEETTYKAVEDKTEENIEIDNQNKSLS
- a CDS encoding YoaK family protein, whose product is MFLAYSRRLSGKVRSASANAELAYFLSFVAGAINAGGFLAINQYTSHMSGIVSQMSDMAILGEFSMVLWCLGAVMAFMAGSATTAIIINFARHCYLQSEYALPIFIEACALIFFGLLDGIQWDYSWLWTSLTVATLCYIMGLQNAITTDISQYKLRSTHVTGTVTDIGMELGKMFYWNRASKKDPTIQPVQSDYKKFKLLVKVLILFFIGGLVGAYGFKTWGFMFTCMMASILVYLSAGPLIDDIKTILFALNQPPVVLEQPATIATLLNEPTTAEIAEAEELSTIETEEVLRTEEDHADEIIPTAEPQKVSE
- a CDS encoding IS30 family transposase, with the protein product MTYTHLSTNELVMIEAYYQIGKKVIDIAKALNRSRQTIYRVIAMLKKGYSAYEYYEQYKKNKRYCGRGKTQLSKKERALIQAHLDKGWNFDVIKGVYHKKISCSMRTLYRLVERGVFKKEDLPWKGKRRANGRKETRGKQAFVRDIHERAKYYPAFKEEFGHLEGDTIVGKNHQSAVITLVERKSKAIITLQTDGRKAQDIQKAISRWMSSFSTLPHLFKSITFDRGKEFSDWKTIANAHDIDIFFADPGCPSQRGLNEHSNGLLRRHGLPKQTDFIGMTQSYLSSIANKINMIPRKSLGYKTPYHVFLIYLKEALKKAMSKNV
- the bioB gene encoding biotin synthase BioB, with amino-acid sequence MDAIAVSRKTSTRWTPKQVLSLFELPFMDLLYQAQEVHRTHHDPHQIQLSSLLSIKTGGCPEDCKYCPQSAQNNTDVERERLLALQEVQKAAQNAKDSGATRFCMGAAWRGPKDHHLEDVIEMVKMVKSMGLEACVTLGMLKEGQAEKLKEAGLDYYNHNLDTSPEFYGQIITTRTYQDRLDTLERVRHAGIKVCCGGIVGLGESRAQRAGLLSQLANLNPPPESVPINQLVKVAGTPLAEVEDIDEFEFIRTIAVARIIMPTSHVRLSAGRESMSDGTQALCFLAGANSIFYGEELLTTANPKVEADKHLLNRLNLIPRT
- a CDS encoding APC family permease; its protein translation is MTILKKKISLLSGVAIAVSMVVGSGLFGLPGLAIQQTDALTALLAWLGVIALMPALIYVFSWLGCRYPSAEGISLYASKGLGHWSRAGIMMITCGTLAVGMPAFFLVGGSYIAVLLGLNDTQWTIPCALLLAVATTIINLYGVEKLGFINKVIVILVLAVVIYLSIRLLPAITIISPTITSEAIFSIPISQLWLAMSIVFWAFQGWENMTFGFEEIKNPKVNIPLIYWLSFMIVSIVYAIFALAVFIGAAQGVNVSGLNGIVGLLPEGLVGRLILIIMVFILIANANAWVFGSSRAFFSAATMHLLPSQLRYVNHNGIPITMLYTLLTLYCTVILIIYIGGIDIHYAFFLLTTQGFIILYGGAVIAFMKEVSFWWQKVIGIIAGISWIFLMQGFGWLVLYPLCLMLIGTLLYRYHLISD